The Chlamydiales bacterium region TAAACAAGAAGAGCTTTTACAATTATCCCTTAGCACTATTCTATCTATTTTAGAAGAAAATGTCGACGCAGGGGAAGATCCCTTATTATTATTTAAGATGCTTCAAACTCACTCAATACATGATCTTGAAGCATTTTTATACGACTTTATCGCTGAAAAGTTAGACCAAGAACAGTATGCATATGCAAGCGAACTTATAGATGGTTTTTACCCCTTTGTTATAGATAAAGACTGGTTTAACCTACTACAAGCAAGGCTTTTTTTATCTACTAATCCAAGCAAGACCAATAGCATTATTAAAGAGCTCATCCAAAAAGAGCCTATTGACCTAGAACTTTACCTAGAAACACTTCAATTCCTATCTCATTGTGCAGATGAACAACTATTTTTAACTCTCGCAAAAAAAACTATTCCTTTTTTAGAATCTGAAGACCAGCTACAAGATCTTTTACTTAGCACGATGCAATACTATTGCTGTCTTGATAAAGAAAAAGAAGAAAATGCAATTCAACAACTACTCAAAAAAAGAGAACACATACTTTCAGACAATCCTGTAGACGATAATATTTTAGCTCAGGTTATGATTTTGATAGGGAAAAACTGAAGATAGTCAGAAGAAGTTAAGACATAACAAACAGAACCCCTTTTACCAAAAAGAGGCCCTACATCGCCTCTTAGCCCATGTAAGTGCCCAAAAATACAGATGTCTACCCTATATTTTTCCAAAAGCTCTGCGGCCCTTGACGACTTTAAATCTAAACCAATTGGCGGATAATGCGTTAAAGCTACACGTAAGCGCGCTTTTTGGTCTAATGCTTGCAAACTAATCTCTAAGCGCTGCAACTCTCTTTGAAAGATTTTCTCATCCGCTCTACATTCATCTTCATCTTTCATCTTTGAAGCAAGAGTTTTTTCATCAATAGAATAGGCACTGATTGAGCCAAAAGAATACTCCTGTGTATCCCAAAGCCTGCTACCTGCAAAAGAGATATCGCCCCAACTAAAAGCATTATTCTGAATAAAATGAATGGAAGGGGGAAGAAACTGCTTAAGCTTGGAAAAAGATGGCCACCAATAATCGTGGTTACCCCTCAATATTAATTTAGTTCCAGGAAGCGCATGGATCCACTCCAAATCAACTAGCGCATGCTCCAAATCCATTGCCCAAGATATATCTCCAGCAATAAGAACAAGATCCTCTTGAGATACGGCCCTACACCAATTATCCCTTATCCTTTCTTGATAATTAAACCACTTTTCTCCAAACACTTCCATGCTTTTACTTGGAATTCCAAAAGAGAGATGAAGATCTGAAAGTGCAAAGACGCTCATTTAAAATACAAATCCATCAGGAATATGGGCGCCTTCTGGGACAATCATGATGCCATCGCGAACAAAAATATTGTCCCCATCATAGTGAACAAGGTTGTTTTTATTGATGAGCTGTACGTTCTTTCCTAGATAAACATTCTTGTCTATAATCGCTTTATTAATAAGACATCCATCATCGATTACCAATTTTTGCGGTAAGCGCTGATAATCACAAGCAGAAGACTCGTAAAAATCATTTCCAAAAACAATGCTGTTTCTAATCGAACAATTTTTACCTATAATAGACCTTGGACCTATGATGCTATTAGCGATCTCCTTTGCCTCAACAATAGCACCATTGCAAACAATAGCGCCATCCATTTTACATTTAATAATTTTAGGACCCGGTAAATGATGATGTGCTGTAAAGATAGAGCGCTTTTCATCATAACAGTCAAATAATGACTTCTTTTTAACAAGAGATATGCTTGCATTATAAAAAGATTCTATCGTTCCAATATCTTCCCAATATCCATCATAAAGATAGGCTGCAACTTTTCCTTTCCTTATTTGGGCAGGAATCAAGTGGTGGCCAAAATCTTCTCCTGTCTCTGAGCGCAGAAGGTCGAATAAAGCCTTCCTCTTAAAAACATAGATCCCCATAGAAC contains the following coding sequences:
- a CDS encoding metallophosphoesterase; this translates as MSVFALSDLHLSFGIPSKSMEVFGEKWFNYQERIRDNWCRAVSQEDLVLIAGDISWAMDLEHALVDLEWIHALPGTKLILRGNHDYWWPSFSKLKQFLPPSIHFIQNNAFSWGDISFAGSRLWDTQEYSFGSISAYSIDEKTLASKMKDEDECRADEKIFQRELQRLEISLQALDQKARLRVALTHYPPIGLDLKSSRAAELLEKYRVDICIFGHLHGLRGDVGPLFGKRGSVCYVLTSSDYLQFFPIKIIT
- a CDS encoding sugar phosphate nucleotidyltransferase; this encodes MLFDANRVVSIVLGGGEGKRLFPLTKFRCKPSIPFGQFRLIDIPVSHSLHANFRRIFVITQFLSYSLHRHLLHTYRLDSFSSGFIEVLAPEQKPGKGTWYAGTADAVRQNLEYLVDIPADYFLILSGDQLYNMDFNEIVSFACKKDADLTIASIPVSRKDASRMGILNINENADVTNFIEKPASFQELAPFATNEALFKKQGIENIGKRVYIGSMGIYVFKRKALFDLLRSETGEDFGHHLIPAQIRKGKVAAYLYDGYWEDIGTIESFYNASISLVKKKSLFDCYDEKRSIFTAHHHLPGPKIIKCKMDGAIVCNGAIVEAKEIANSIIGPRSIIGKNCSIRNSIVFGNDFYESSACDYQRLPQKLVIDDGCLINKAIIDKNVYLGKNVQLINKNNLVHYDGDNIFVRDGIMIVPEGAHIPDGFVF